Proteins encoded by one window of Halosolutus amylolyticus:
- the glyS gene encoding glycine--tRNA ligase codes for MSEQQATTDASEATSEKLVELAKRRGYFFQSSGAYGGVGGFYTFGPQGAALKGNVEDAWRDRFAVAEGNMEIDAPTIMPEPVFEASGHLDGFDDMLVECPECGESHRADHVVEDNTMYEDAESLEIPEVEEVIAEYELVCPSCGAGLAGQAVEAFNLMFATNIGPGDSQPGYLRPETAQGIFVEFPRLKEYARNQLPFGVTQIGRAYRNEISPRRSIIRTREFTQAELEYFVDPEEDDPDLEAVEDVAVTLYPASEQNKDEGEEIQTTIGDAVSEGIIGDEWVAYFLGVAKPWYDAVGVDMDRFRFRQHLSGERAHYAADCWDAESEIDGNWIEMAGFAYRSDYDLSKHAEYADDRFTIFKQYDEPKTVERATVDPDMSYLGPEFGGDAQAVVEELETLAGRDRAAFDGDTVEIELEGETHEIPVEKTGFSVDEETIAGEHIVPHVVEPSFGVDRLVYTVLHHAYREDEVDGEERTYLELEPEVAPTFVGVFPLQSDAELVDEASAIVDDLRAAGLSVTYDDSGNIGRRYRRQDEVGTPFCVTVDYETIEADEATVTVRERDSTEQTRIPIEDLPETMSALRTGDREFDDLE; via the coding sequence ATGAGTGAGCAACAGGCGACGACTGACGCGAGCGAGGCAACGAGCGAGAAACTGGTCGAACTGGCCAAGCGCCGCGGCTACTTCTTCCAGTCGTCCGGCGCGTACGGCGGCGTCGGCGGTTTCTACACCTTCGGTCCGCAGGGCGCGGCCCTGAAGGGCAACGTCGAGGACGCCTGGCGCGATCGGTTCGCGGTCGCGGAGGGCAACATGGAGATCGACGCGCCGACGATCATGCCCGAACCCGTCTTCGAGGCGTCGGGCCACCTCGACGGCTTCGACGACATGCTCGTCGAGTGTCCGGAGTGTGGCGAGAGCCACCGGGCGGACCACGTCGTCGAGGACAACACCATGTACGAGGACGCCGAGAGCCTCGAGATTCCCGAGGTCGAGGAGGTCATCGCCGAGTACGAACTCGTCTGTCCCTCCTGTGGCGCGGGACTCGCGGGCCAGGCCGTCGAGGCGTTCAACCTGATGTTCGCGACGAACATCGGCCCCGGCGACTCCCAGCCCGGCTACCTGCGGCCCGAGACGGCACAGGGCATCTTCGTCGAGTTCCCCCGCCTGAAGGAGTACGCCCGCAACCAGTTGCCGTTCGGCGTCACCCAGATCGGTCGGGCCTACCGCAACGAGATCAGCCCGCGCCGATCGATCATTCGCACGCGCGAGTTCACGCAGGCCGAACTCGAGTACTTCGTCGACCCCGAGGAGGACGACCCGGACCTCGAGGCCGTCGAAGACGTCGCGGTGACGCTCTATCCCGCCAGCGAGCAGAACAAAGACGAGGGCGAGGAGATTCAGACGACGATCGGTGACGCCGTCTCCGAGGGCATCATCGGCGACGAGTGGGTCGCCTACTTCCTCGGCGTCGCGAAGCCGTGGTACGACGCGGTCGGCGTCGACATGGACCGGTTCCGGTTCCGCCAGCACCTCTCGGGCGAGCGGGCCCACTACGCCGCGGACTGCTGGGACGCGGAGAGCGAAATAGACGGGAACTGGATCGAGATGGCCGGCTTCGCCTACCGGAGCGACTACGACCTCTCGAAACACGCCGAATACGCCGACGATCGGTTCACGATCTTCAAGCAGTACGACGAACCGAAGACCGTCGAGCGCGCGACGGTCGATCCGGACATGAGCTATCTCGGCCCCGAGTTCGGCGGCGACGCGCAGGCGGTCGTCGAGGAACTCGAGACGCTCGCAGGCCGAGACCGAGCCGCGTTCGACGGCGACACCGTCGAGATCGAACTCGAGGGCGAAACGCACGAGATTCCCGTCGAGAAGACCGGCTTCTCGGTCGACGAGGAGACGATCGCCGGCGAACACATCGTTCCCCACGTCGTCGAACCCTCGTTCGGCGTCGATCGACTGGTCTACACCGTCCTCCACCACGCCTACCGCGAGGACGAGGTCGACGGCGAGGAACGGACCTACCTCGAACTCGAGCCAGAGGTCGCGCCGACGTTCGTCGGCGTCTTCCCGCTCCAGAGCGACGCGGAACTCGTCGACGAGGCCAGCGCGATCGTCGACGACCTGCGCGCGGCGGGCCTGTCGGTCACCTACGACGACTCCGGCAACATCGGTCGGCGCTACCGTCGCCAGGACGAGGTCGGCACGCCGTTCTGCGTGACGGTCGACTACGAGACGATCGAAGCGGACGAGGCGACCGTCACGGTCCGCGAGCGGGACTCGACCGAGCAGACACGGATCCCGATCGAGGACCTGCCCGAGACGATGTCGGCGCTCCGGACCGGCGACCGCGAGTTCGACGACCTCGAGTGA
- a CDS encoding ABC transporter permease subunit codes for MTSPDTLALFVREDVLDTVRERQFHLLVGIYVVLGLLVTYAAGRSASATGSDVELVPPLLALFTMLTPLLALGFFATAIVEKRTSGALKIVLGLPIPRETVVLGTFVGRSLVVCTAVVVSLLAAVPVALLQGVTADPVRLAGVAALLALLGVTFTALAVAVSAVVRTTTRATVAAFGLFVVFFFRLWDRLPYTALYVRHGFSYPETTPEWVAFVTALNPVAAYTYLLTGLFPDLDSGTFVTPPADPAFYEAPAFALVVLVGWIVVATAIGTLRFRATDV; via the coding sequence GTGACGTCCCCGGACACCCTCGCGCTGTTCGTCCGCGAGGACGTCCTCGACACCGTCCGGGAGCGCCAGTTCCACCTTCTCGTCGGCATCTACGTCGTCCTCGGCCTCCTGGTGACCTACGCCGCCGGTCGATCGGCGTCGGCGACCGGGTCCGACGTCGAACTGGTGCCGCCGTTGCTGGCCCTGTTTACGATGCTGACGCCGTTGCTGGCGCTCGGCTTCTTCGCCACCGCGATCGTCGAGAAGCGCACGAGCGGTGCGCTGAAAATCGTGCTCGGGCTTCCGATCCCCCGAGAAACGGTCGTCCTCGGGACGTTCGTCGGGCGAAGTCTCGTCGTCTGCACGGCGGTCGTCGTCTCGTTGCTCGCCGCCGTGCCGGTCGCCCTGCTCCAGGGTGTCACAGCCGATCCCGTCAGGCTGGCCGGTGTCGCGGCGCTTCTGGCGCTCCTCGGCGTGACGTTTACCGCGCTCGCCGTCGCCGTCTCGGCCGTCGTTCGGACGACGACGCGGGCGACCGTCGCCGCGTTCGGACTGTTCGTCGTCTTTTTCTTCCGGCTCTGGGATCGCCTTCCATACACCGCGCTGTACGTCCGGCACGGCTTCTCGTACCCGGAGACCACCCCGGAGTGGGTCGCTTTCGTGACGGCGCTGAACCCGGTCGCCGCGTACACGTACCTGCTCACGGGGCTGTTCCCCGACCTCGACAGCGGGACCTTCGTGACGCCGCCGGCCGATCCGGCGTTCTACGAAGCGCCGGCGTTCGCACTCGTCGTCCTCGTCGGCTGGATCGTCGTCGCGACCGCGATCGGCACCCTGCGGTTCCGGGCGACGGACGTCTGA
- a CDS encoding TspO/MBR family protein, with protein METSTIGTRLPDGKSIGTAIGFVLLVNLVGALPATTSSPDSSWFRSLEKPAFYPPDIAFPIVWTLLFTLLGIALWLVWRSDADARGAALGLFAAQMAFNVAWTPAFFGLERPLLALGVIVVLWMLVAATIAAFRRVDRRAAALLVPYLAWITFAAVLNAEIWRLNA; from the coding sequence ATGGAAACCTCCACGATCGGCACCCGACTCCCGGACGGCAAGTCGATCGGAACCGCGATCGGGTTCGTCCTCCTGGTCAACCTCGTCGGGGCGCTGCCGGCCACCACCTCCTCGCCGGACTCGTCCTGGTTCCGGAGCCTCGAGAAACCGGCGTTCTACCCGCCCGATATCGCGTTTCCGATCGTCTGGACCCTGCTGTTTACGCTGCTCGGGATCGCGCTGTGGCTCGTCTGGCGCAGCGACGCCGACGCTCGCGGGGCCGCGCTGGGACTGTTCGCCGCGCAGATGGCGTTCAACGTGGCCTGGACGCCCGCGTTCTTCGGACTCGAGCGGCCGCTGCTCGCGCTCGGGGTCATCGTCGTCCTCTGGATGCTCGTCGCCGCCACGATCGCCGCCTTCCGGCGGGTCGATCGTCGCGCCGCGGCGCTCCTCGTCCCCTATCTCGCATGGATTACCTTCGCGGCGGTTCTCAACGCCGAAATTTGGCGGTTAAACGCCTGA
- a CDS encoding DUF7556 family protein: protein MVPNPHTVSADDTIVGSIDSTESSDEYVIADISADGAWLSMEADAAPTLPAMR, encoded by the coding sequence ATGGTGCCGAACCCCCACACCGTGTCCGCGGACGACACGATCGTCGGCTCGATCGACTCGACGGAATCGAGCGACGAGTACGTAATTGCAGACATCTCTGCCGACGGGGCGTGGCTCTCGATGGAGGCCGACGCCGCCCCGACGCTTCCTGCCATGCGATAA
- a CDS encoding ABC transporter ATP-binding protein encodes MDLEQGETLLEVDGLTKYFQSDSGLFASINVERDRFPPVSFGVDHVKAVDDVSFEIEMGETLGLVGESGCGKSTLGRTILRLLDPTDGTIRFKGEDLAEMSGEELRRKRSEIQMIFQDPQSSLDPRMKVGQIIEEPMRAHDMFDDEGREARAKELLEKVGLDPHHYNRYPHAFSGGQRQRINLARALSVDPDFVVCDEPVSALDVSIQAQVLNTMEELQEEFGLTYLFIAHDLSVIRHISDRVAVMYLGHVVEVADKTELFENPQHPYTKALLESIPVPDPRENGARGVLEGEVPSPIDPPSGCRFRTRCPRLIAPDAYDWTDEEWAQTRAFMRAVKRRTFEPMRAAEMEAEFFGGDLPRGEAGNVVAEAIDLLATDREGTGNGDDGVDAHESTAWETATERLLTAFAERSICARERPAYEVESAYGDGEHFSACHLHRDDR; translated from the coding sequence ATGGATCTCGAACAGGGCGAGACGTTGCTCGAGGTCGACGGATTGACGAAGTACTTCCAGTCAGACTCCGGGCTGTTCGCGTCGATCAACGTCGAACGCGATCGGTTCCCGCCGGTGAGCTTCGGCGTCGATCACGTGAAAGCCGTCGACGACGTCTCCTTCGAGATCGAGATGGGCGAGACGCTGGGGCTCGTCGGCGAGTCCGGCTGCGGCAAGAGCACGCTCGGACGGACGATCCTGCGATTGCTCGACCCGACGGACGGGACGATCCGGTTCAAGGGCGAGGACCTGGCCGAGATGAGCGGCGAGGAACTCCGGCGGAAGCGATCGGAGATCCAGATGATCTTCCAGGATCCCCAGTCATCGCTGGACCCGCGGATGAAGGTCGGCCAGATCATCGAGGAGCCGATGCGCGCCCACGACATGTTCGACGACGAGGGACGGGAGGCGCGCGCCAAGGAATTGCTCGAGAAGGTCGGCCTCGATCCGCACCACTACAACCGGTATCCCCACGCGTTCTCCGGGGGCCAGCGCCAGCGGATCAACCTCGCGCGGGCGCTGTCGGTCGACCCCGACTTCGTCGTCTGCGACGAACCCGTCTCCGCGCTGGACGTCTCCATCCAGGCCCAGGTGCTGAACACGATGGAGGAGTTACAGGAGGAGTTCGGCCTCACCTACCTCTTCATCGCCCACGACCTCTCGGTCATTCGGCACATCTCCGATCGGGTCGCGGTGATGTACCTCGGCCACGTGGTCGAGGTCGCCGACAAGACGGAACTGTTCGAGAACCCCCAGCACCCCTACACGAAGGCACTGCTGGAGTCGATTCCCGTCCCCGATCCCCGCGAGAACGGCGCCCGCGGGGTGCTCGAGGGAGAGGTCCCGAGTCCGATCGATCCGCCGTCAGGGTGTCGGTTCCGCACGCGATGTCCGCGACTGATCGCGCCCGACGCGTACGACTGGACCGACGAGGAGTGGGCACAGACGCGGGCGTTCATGCGGGCGGTCAAGCGCCGGACGTTCGAACCGATGCGGGCCGCCGAGATGGAGGCCGAATTCTTCGGCGGCGACCTCCCGCGGGGCGAGGCGGGCAACGTCGTCGCGGAGGCGATCGACCTGCTCGCGACCGATCGCGAAGGGACCGGAAACGGCGACGACGGCGTCGACGCCCACGAGAGCACCGCCTGGGAGACGGCGACCGAGCGACTGCTGACGGCCTTTGCCGAGCGGAGTATCTGCGCGCGGGAGCGACCCGCCTACGAGGTCGAATCGGCGTACGGTGACGGCGAACACTTCTCGGCGTGTCACCTGCACCGCGACGACCGGTGA
- a CDS encoding dolichol kinase gives MADELKRRLVHASGSGLVALYLLANYLDLGLTWPRFKILMVVLATGTIVLEFVRLRIGLDWRLYEVLTREYEQDNPAGYALYMISMAAVVVVFEPDIALPAMLMLSLGDPISGAVSDNTLQRIKPPKVLITMFLVSTVIAIPFLGLVAAMAAAVGATLADGVTLEIRTYIVDDNLTIPIYAAVLAWFAIEYLPV, from the coding sequence ATGGCCGACGAACTGAAGCGGCGACTCGTCCACGCCAGCGGGTCGGGCCTGGTCGCCCTCTATTTGCTCGCCAACTATCTCGATCTCGGGCTGACGTGGCCCCGATTTAAGATCCTCATGGTCGTCCTCGCGACCGGGACGATCGTCCTCGAGTTCGTCCGTCTCCGGATCGGACTCGACTGGCGGCTCTACGAGGTACTCACCCGCGAGTACGAACAGGACAACCCCGCCGGCTACGCGCTGTACATGATCAGCATGGCCGCCGTTGTGGTGGTTTTCGAACCGGATATCGCCCTCCCAGCGATGTTGATGCTCTCGCTCGGCGATCCGATCAGCGGCGCCGTCTCGGACAACACCCTGCAGCGGATCAAGCCGCCGAAGGTCCTCATCACGATGTTCCTGGTCTCGACCGTGATCGCAATCCCATTCCTGGGACTCGTAGCGGCGATGGCCGCCGCGGTGGGTGCGACCCTCGCCGACGGCGTTACCCTCGAGATCCGGACCTACATCGTCGACGACAACCTGACGATCCCGATCTACGCCGCCGTGCTCGCGTGGTTCGCGATCGAGTACCTCCCGGTCTGA
- a CDS encoding nucleotidyltransferase domain-containing protein, with protein MPELDDRYLDALETLATALDDRDVTWALTGSTSFALQGVPLSPDDIDVQTTEDGAYAIEDAFSERVVDPVSVSESERIRSHFGAIDLDGVRVEIMGAVQKRRDDGTWDPPVDVTDHRTIVDTGRVRVPVLSLDYEATAYERLGRSERAALLEEYSGE; from the coding sequence ATGCCCGAACTCGACGATCGGTACCTCGACGCGCTCGAAACGCTCGCGACGGCGCTCGACGATCGCGACGTAACGTGGGCGCTTACGGGAAGCACCAGTTTCGCCCTCCAGGGGGTTCCGCTGTCGCCGGACGATATCGACGTGCAGACGACCGAAGATGGCGCGTACGCGATCGAAGACGCGTTTTCGGAGCGGGTCGTCGACCCGGTCTCGGTCTCGGAATCGGAGCGGATCCGCTCGCACTTCGGGGCGATCGACCTCGACGGCGTTCGGGTCGAGATCATGGGCGCGGTACAGAAGCGTCGGGACGACGGCACGTGGGACCCGCCGGTCGACGTCACGGACCATCGAACGATCGTGGATACCGGCCGCGTTCGCGTACCCGTGCTCTCGCTCGACTACGAGGCGACAGCGTACGAACGGCTGGGCCGATCGGAACGAGCGGCCCTTCTCGAAGAATACAGCGGCGAGTGA
- a CDS encoding CBS domain-containing protein, whose amino-acid sequence MNVADAMTPREDVVTVDLPGTRSDVLEYLQERSFSSVPVIKSTDDGPEYRGLVSRDALIEQPDEDQLVMLLDDVPTTTAGTALEDVARTMVEEGARRVPVVDGEFEGIVTVTDVIHAIATGDQEADGDVETYASENVNTTYEGAPLPVAERELSYANVPYTVALDDDGEMSGVLTEVDIIDVARIVEGEEETGDNFGDQDDEWSWEGIKAVGSRYLPTRDIEIPAEPVSEFMSDDVVTVSGSTSIQEAAQKLISNDIEQIPMVAGEQLVGIARDIDLLEALYE is encoded by the coding sequence ATGAACGTAGCCGACGCGATGACGCCCCGCGAGGACGTGGTGACCGTTGACCTTCCGGGCACCCGATCGGACGTGCTCGAGTACCTGCAGGAACGGTCGTTCTCGTCCGTGCCGGTGATCAAATCGACCGACGACGGGCCCGAGTACCGGGGACTGGTCTCGCGGGACGCACTGATCGAACAGCCCGACGAAGACCAGCTGGTGATGCTGCTGGACGACGTCCCGACGACTACGGCCGGAACCGCGCTCGAGGACGTCGCGCGGACGATGGTCGAGGAGGGCGCGCGGCGCGTCCCCGTGGTCGACGGCGAGTTCGAGGGAATCGTCACGGTGACGGACGTGATCCACGCGATCGCGACGGGCGACCAGGAGGCCGACGGCGACGTCGAGACCTACGCCAGCGAGAACGTGAACACGACCTACGAGGGCGCGCCGCTGCCGGTCGCCGAGCGGGAACTCTCCTACGCCAACGTGCCGTACACCGTCGCACTGGACGACGACGGGGAGATGAGCGGCGTCCTCACCGAGGTCGACATCATCGACGTCGCCCGCATCGTCGAGGGCGAGGAGGAGACCGGCGACAACTTCGGCGACCAGGACGACGAGTGGTCCTGGGAGGGAATCAAGGCCGTCGGGAGCCGCTACCTGCCGACGCGGGACATCGAGATCCCGGCCGAACCGGTGAGCGAGTTCATGAGCGACGACGTGGTGACGGTCTCGGGGTCGACGTCGATCCAGGAGGCCGCACAGAAGCTGATCAGCAACGACATCGAACAGATCCCGATGGTCGCGGGCGAGCAACTGGTCGGTATCGCCCGGGATATCGATCTGCTGGAGGCACTCTATGAGTGA
- a CDS encoding antitoxin VapB family protein — protein MATRIRVDGDTYEALAALKGDDETFDDLLSRLIGERRKSIRNGAGLWEGTDAAERARAMQVSATPRTR, from the coding sequence ATGGCCACGCGCATTCGGGTAGATGGTGATACCTATGAAGCGCTCGCGGCGCTGAAAGGCGACGACGAGACGTTCGACGACCTGCTCTCACGGCTTATCGGAGAGCGGCGGAAATCGATCCGAAACGGTGCTGGACTGTGGGAAGGCACCGACGCGGCCGAGAGAGCGCGAGCGATGCAGGTGTCGGCGACGCCGAGAACACGATAG
- a CDS encoding ABC transporter ATP-binding protein produces MPAIELRGVTKRYGRAGLFRGRSVTALHDLDLTVRNGEIFGFLGPNGAGKSTTIDILLDYTAPTEGSVRVLGHDVATESTAVRERVGVLPDGYGPIGERTGREHVEFAIEAKDAADDPDDLIERVGMRGVGDYPVEQYSKGMAQRLMLAVALVGNPDLLILDEPSTGLDPNGARTMRRIVREENERGATVFFSSHIMEQVEAVADRVAILDGGELVAVDTIDALRESSGSTATVTIELSTIPGDALDRVRSIEGVTGLRTDGTTVTVACDDRAKAPVIATLHGSVADVTDVTTSETSLEELFETYTRGVAQ; encoded by the coding sequence ATGCCCGCGATCGAACTCCGCGGCGTGACCAAACGCTACGGGCGTGCCGGTCTCTTCAGGGGCCGGTCGGTCACCGCCCTCCACGACCTCGATCTCACCGTTCGAAACGGGGAGATCTTCGGCTTTCTGGGCCCGAACGGGGCCGGGAAGTCGACGACTATCGACATCCTGCTGGATTACACCGCCCCGACCGAGGGATCCGTCCGCGTCCTCGGTCACGACGTCGCGACCGAGAGCACCGCCGTCCGCGAACGCGTCGGCGTCCTCCCCGACGGCTACGGGCCGATCGGCGAGCGCACGGGCCGGGAACACGTCGAATTCGCGATCGAGGCGAAAGACGCGGCCGACGACCCGGACGACCTCATCGAACGGGTCGGCATGCGCGGGGTCGGTGACTATCCCGTCGAGCAGTACTCGAAGGGGATGGCCCAGCGACTCATGCTGGCGGTGGCGCTGGTCGGGAATCCCGACCTGCTGATCCTGGACGAGCCCTCGACCGGCCTCGATCCCAACGGCGCGCGAACCATGCGCCGGATCGTCCGCGAGGAGAACGAGCGCGGCGCGACCGTCTTCTTCTCGAGTCACATCATGGAGCAGGTCGAGGCGGTCGCCGACCGGGTCGCCATCCTGGACGGCGGCGAACTCGTCGCAGTCGACACGATCGACGCGTTGCGCGAATCCTCGGGGAGTACGGCGACGGTCACGATCGAACTGTCGACGATTCCCGGCGACGCGCTCGATCGCGTCCGATCGATCGAGGGCGTGACCGGGCTGCGGACGGACGGGACGACCGTCACCGTCGCCTGCGACGACCGGGCGAAGGCTCCGGTCATCGCGACCCTTCACGGCTCCGTCGCCGACGTCACGGACGTCACCACGAGCGAGACGTCGCTCGAGGAACTGTTCGAGACCTACACGCGGGGTGTCGCCCAGTGA